In a genomic window of Salegentibacter salegens:
- a CDS encoding AI-2E family transporter: MIGIILLLYFLWEIQSVLVYIAIAAVISLIGRPVVIFFRQRLKIPNQLSVILVLILVLSIFAGIIFVFVPIVVEQSQYLSRIDMEAFRSDLNELNDQINNYLGVKEINLIEGLKQSEFIRNFDISAVPTLLNNVFSILGATIIAIFSILFISFFLLKDSKLMLNSILVFANRGDEKKFQRVFNKIKILLSRYFVGLTLQITVLFVLYAILLSVFEINNPIAIAFICAFLNLVPYLGPLFAGILMALFVISSNLGADFQLIILPKLGYIMLGYGVCQLIDNMISQPMIFGASVRSHPLEIFLIILIAGILFGITGMVVAVPFYTALKVIAKESLSEYKIVKRLTRDL, encoded by the coding sequence ATGATTGGCATTATTCTATTGCTGTATTTTTTATGGGAAATCCAATCGGTATTGGTTTATATCGCGATTGCGGCTGTAATTTCCCTAATTGGCCGGCCTGTAGTGATCTTTTTTAGGCAAAGGCTAAAAATTCCAAATCAGCTTTCGGTAATTCTCGTGCTCATTCTTGTACTTTCCATATTTGCCGGAATTATTTTCGTGTTTGTCCCCATTGTGGTAGAACAAAGTCAGTATCTAAGCAGGATAGACATGGAAGCTTTTAGAAGCGACCTTAACGAACTAAACGACCAAATAAATAATTACCTGGGAGTTAAAGAGATTAATTTAATTGAAGGCTTAAAACAAAGTGAATTTATAAGAAACTTTGATATTAGCGCGGTTCCAACGCTTTTAAACAATGTTTTTAGTATTTTAGGAGCCACAATAATTGCCATTTTTTCCATATTGTTTATTTCCTTTTTTCTACTAAAGGATAGTAAATTAATGTTAAACAGTATCCTGGTTTTTGCTAACCGTGGCGATGAGAAGAAATTTCAACGGGTGTTTAATAAGATTAAAATTTTACTTTCCCGTTATTTTGTTGGACTTACATTACAAATAACGGTTTTATTCGTGCTTTACGCCATTTTACTGAGTGTTTTTGAAATTAATAATCCAATAGCCATTGCCTTTATTTGCGCCTTTCTAAACCTGGTTCCCTACCTGGGACCTTTGTTTGCGGGAATTTTAATGGCGCTTTTTGTGATTTCCAGCAATCTTGGAGCCGATTTTCAACTTATTATTCTTCCAAAATTAGGCTACATTATGCTAGGCTACGGTGTTTGCCAGCTTATAGATAATATGATCTCACAACCTATGATTTTTGGTGCCAGTGTAAGATCGCACCCATTAGAAATCTTTCTTATCATTCTAATTGCAGGAATTCTGTTTGGAATTACGGGAATGGTGGTCGCTGTACCTTTCTATACGGCGCTAAAAGTGATTGCAAAAGAATCTTTAAGTGAATACAAGATCGTAAAACGACTTACGCGAGACCTTTAA
- a CDS encoding TrmH family RNA methyltransferase, with product MEQLSHFDEKFNKEKSPVILLLDNITGEANIGSIFRLADAFNVEKIIFSGTEPNLNSRRLQKTARNTHKTVVHEFTEDAHGFIQNVKVTKKVYSLEITSASIPVEDFKYSEEKMGIILILGNEVSGINKELLEISDKHLHINMFGRNSSMNVAQATGIALYEMSKTIFAFTKK from the coding sequence ATGGAACAACTCTCTCATTTTGACGAAAAATTTAATAAAGAAAAATCTCCGGTTATTCTTTTATTAGATAATATTACCGGGGAAGCAAATATTGGTAGCATCTTTAGACTCGCCGATGCTTTTAATGTTGAAAAGATTATATTTTCAGGTACTGAACCAAATCTTAATAGCAGGAGGCTTCAAAAAACGGCCAGAAATACCCATAAAACCGTAGTTCATGAATTCACCGAAGACGCTCATGGGTTTATTCAGAATGTAAAAGTAACTAAGAAAGTTTATTCGCTGGAAATCACTTCAGCGAGTATCCCTGTTGAAGATTTTAAGTATTCTGAAGAAAAAATGGGTATTATCTTAATTTTAGGAAATGAAGTTTCGGGAATAAATAAAGAATTATTAGAAATTTCAGATAAACATTTGCATATCAATATGTTTGGCCGAAATAGTAGTATGAATGTTGCCCAGGCCACAGGAATTGCATTATACGAAATGTCAAAAACAATATTTGCTTTCACTAAGAAATAA
- a CDS encoding DUF4159 domain-containing protein, whose protein sequence is MLSLKKYLLLVLFLGCCQFLAAQEIALLKYNGGGDWYANPTSLPNLINFANNNIGTHLKAKPVTVTPENSDIFQYPFVHMTGHGNVIFNDKEAENLRNYLLSGGFLHIDDNYGMQQYLEKELKKIFPEKTLEELPATHPIFSSAFNFPNGLPKIHEHDNKPPQALGIFDANRLVLLFTVESDLGDGWESPEVHNDPEEVRLKALQMGANILKYVFEN, encoded by the coding sequence ATGTTAAGTTTAAAAAAATATTTACTCTTAGTTCTTTTTCTTGGTTGCTGCCAGTTCTTAGCAGCTCAGGAAATAGCGCTTTTAAAATATAATGGCGGCGGCGATTGGTATGCAAATCCTACTTCTTTGCCCAATCTTATAAATTTTGCCAACAATAATATCGGTACACATTTAAAAGCCAAACCGGTTACGGTTACCCCTGAGAATTCAGATATTTTTCAATATCCTTTTGTACATATGACGGGGCACGGAAATGTGATCTTTAACGATAAAGAAGCCGAAAATCTTAGAAATTACTTATTGAGCGGTGGTTTTCTTCATATAGACGATAACTACGGAATGCAGCAATATTTAGAAAAAGAATTGAAAAAAATATTTCCGGAGAAGACCCTGGAAGAACTCCCGGCAACGCATCCTATTTTCAGTTCAGCTTTTAATTTTCCCAATGGTTTGCCTAAAATTCACGAACACGATAATAAACCGCCACAGGCTTTAGGCATATTTGATGCCAACAGGCTGGTACTTTTATTTACCGTAGAAAGTGATCTTGGTGATGGCTGGGAAAGTCCCGAAGTTCACAACGATCCCGAAGAAGTAAGATTAAAAGCATTACAAATGGGAGCTAATATTTTAAAATACGTTTTTGAGAATTAA
- a CDS encoding 16S rRNA (uracil(1498)-N(3))-methyltransferase — MQLFYTPNIEKTDKQIVFPKDESRHIAKVLRKSAGDTLKVTNGKGFLFTAEIITADPKQCLANIIEVEAERPKKYRLHLVVAPTKMNDRYEWFLEKATEIGIDEITPIICDHSERKTIKLNRYERVLQSAMKQSLHFSLPVINEAINFSEFAASGTDGQKFIAHCEDGMERFSLKNQAKPQENITILIGPEGDFSAEEVKLAIKNNWKPVSLGDSRLRTETAAIVACHTVALINQD, encoded by the coding sequence ATGCAACTTTTCTATACCCCAAATATTGAAAAAACTGATAAACAAATTGTTTTTCCAAAAGATGAAAGTCGGCATATTGCAAAGGTTTTGCGAAAAAGCGCTGGGGATACTTTAAAAGTAACCAACGGAAAAGGGTTTTTGTTTACTGCAGAAATCATCACTGCAGATCCCAAACAATGTTTAGCAAATATTATTGAAGTTGAGGCGGAAAGACCAAAAAAATATCGTTTACATCTTGTGGTGGCACCCACAAAAATGAACGATCGTTATGAGTGGTTCCTGGAAAAAGCTACTGAAATTGGGATAGACGAGATCACCCCTATAATTTGCGATCATAGCGAAAGAAAAACCATAAAATTGAATCGCTACGAAAGAGTTTTACAAAGCGCGATGAAACAATCCCTTCATTTTAGTTTACCAGTTATAAATGAAGCCATTAATTTTTCTGAATTTGCAGCATCTGGAACCGATGGACAAAAATTTATTGCTCATTGCGAAGACGGGATGGAACGTTTTTCATTAAAAAATCAAGCTAAACCACAAGAAAATATAACCATTCTAATAGGGCCCGAAGGCGATTTTTCTGCTGAAGAAGTAAAATTAGCGATTAAAAATAACTGGAAACCTGTGAGTTTAGGCGATAGTCGATTAAGAACAGAAACCGCAGCCATAGTTGCCTGCCATACCGTAGCACTTATAAACCAGGATTAA
- the tsaD gene encoding tRNA (adenosine(37)-N6)-threonylcarbamoyltransferase complex transferase subunit TsaD, giving the protein MASQNIYILGIESSCDDTAAAILHNGKILSNIVATQEVHKQYGGVVPELASRAHQQNIVPVIHQALASANIGKKDVSAIAFTRGPGLMGSLLVGTSFAKSLSLGLEIPLIEVNHMQAHILAHFIEEDGFKKPEFPFLALTISGGHTQIVKVSNYFDMEVIGETTDDAVGEAFDKSAKILGLPYPGGPLIDKYAQEGNPEAFPFPNPKVPDLNFSFSGFKTSVLYFVQKQTKENPDFVTENLKDICASIQFSIVKILMDKLKKAVKRTGINQIAIAGGVSANSGIRNALMEAEKKYGWNCFIPKFEYTTDNAAMIAIAGHYKYLEKDFSDFSITAQARYKF; this is encoded by the coding sequence ATGGCTTCACAAAATATTTACATATTAGGGATCGAATCTTCCTGCGACGATACTGCTGCAGCTATACTGCATAACGGTAAAATACTATCTAACATTGTCGCAACCCAGGAAGTTCATAAACAATACGGTGGTGTGGTACCAGAACTCGCTTCCAGGGCACACCAGCAAAACATAGTTCCGGTGATTCACCAGGCATTGGCCAGCGCAAATATCGGTAAAAAAGATGTATCTGCAATCGCTTTTACTCGCGGTCCCGGCCTTATGGGATCTTTGCTTGTGGGAACCTCTTTTGCAAAATCTTTATCCCTTGGTTTAGAGATTCCGCTAATTGAAGTGAATCACATGCAAGCGCATATTTTAGCTCATTTTATTGAGGAAGATGGTTTTAAAAAACCAGAGTTTCCGTTTCTGGCCTTAACCATAAGCGGTGGGCATACCCAAATCGTAAAAGTTTCTAATTATTTTGACATGGAAGTTATTGGTGAAACTACCGATGATGCCGTGGGTGAAGCCTTTGATAAAAGTGCAAAAATTTTGGGTCTGCCCTATCCCGGCGGACCTTTAATCGATAAATATGCGCAGGAAGGAAATCCTGAAGCTTTTCCTTTTCCAAATCCTAAAGTACCTGATTTGAATTTTAGCTTTAGCGGATTTAAAACTTCGGTGCTTTATTTTGTGCAGAAGCAAACCAAAGAAAATCCAGATTTTGTTACTGAAAATTTAAAAGACATCTGTGCTTCCATTCAGTTTTCAATCGTCAAAATTTTAATGGACAAACTGAAAAAAGCAGTGAAGAGAACCGGAATTAATCAAATAGCAATCGCCGGTGGCGTTTCAGCAAACAGTGGGATTAGAAATGCGCTTATGGAAGCTGAAAAAAAATATGGCTGGAACTGTTTTATTCCAAAATTTGAATATACTACAGATAATGCTGCGATGATTGCCATTGCAGGACACTACAAATATTTGGAAAAAGATTTTTCAGACTTTTCTATTACTGCCCAGGCACGCTATAAATTTTAA
- a CDS encoding translocation/assembly module TamB domain-containing protein, with protein sequence MIVFSIPAVQTGIANRITTSINENKKVNISVDRVSLTYFGRVKINGVYIEDHHKDTLIFSKELRTSLLGITNLLGNNPHLGKTYLDGLKLKMRKYKGEDRDNLAYFIQQLSTEPTGDSTQFELLADRVEINNGYYSFVNEESENPEFVVLDDLNIYATDLKIKGPEINVNIESFKGYEKRGLRIDNLSTNFFYSPQRMIFDDLTIQTPQSLVKANLEFNYETEYFSDFVNKVEVTGTFTESIISSTDLQAFYANFGDNQIMQLTTDIEGTLNNFVLPNLQLTGMDRSSIAGNINVEGAFSRGGEDFKLTGNFNDFTTNYYDLVNLLPGDLQGTLPENLRDFGNLRMRGDAVVTGSNLDADVVINTQLGSAEADLILRGFDNPREVTYQGKLIFEDVNIGKLANNKSLGKTSFNLDIDGSGFDAESLDAELKGQISKLQFNGYTYQSIRVIGNLRNPVFNGLLMASDPNLKMEFNGLADLSEDINNYDFEASVGYADLNALNFVSRDSLSIFKGDIIMNMKGTNIDDAFGEILLLNTSYQNQNDLYFFDDFSVTSSFEGRERTLSINSPDVISGEIIGDFNLSEIRPLIENSLGSIYTNYQPRTITNNQYLEFDFDIYNKIIEVFYPEINLAPNTFIRGHLASDESEFKVNFRSPRIDIFGNMMETVNLNVDNTNPIYNTYFEADSVSTDFYNFSEFSFINVTQRDTLFIRSEFQGGKNNEDFFNLNLFHTINEENKSVVGVQRSDLTFKNNTWFINEESNKSNKIVFDLDFKDFAIDSLVMNHKNEEIRLSGVMRDSTYKDFKMEFENVDIGKITPHVDSLDLAGTLNGKFDLLQENGAYYPNTNLRVDSLNINDNLLGNLVLEVEGNENLTNYNINANLRKNGNESLNAIGSINVSGSEPTIEMDVDLDELNLAAFSPLGGEVLSNIRGGASGNAKVSGNYKNPDFSGEISLENAGLRVPYLNIDLDFKDEAVVNLTQQEFVFDDVEIEDTKYKTTGTLNGSIGHKNFKEWDLDLNIDTDRLLILDTEGDEDALYYGTAFISGDASIEGPTDQLVIDVTATTERGTVFKIPLSDTESVGDNSYIHFLSPEEKAAREAGESIELPEVTGLELIFDLDITNDAEVEVVVDQTSGSTLKGRGSGNLLLEINTNGKFNMWGDFVVYEGVYNFKYAGLVQKVFNVESGGSINWNGDPTDAQLDVSAIYALNANPAVLLENPSINRKIPVEVVINLQGEIEQPDITFDIAFPNASSVVRSELEYRMDDRSSKELQALFLVTQGAFYSEFGLRQNAITGTLAERASSIVNDIFAGDDGKFQVGVNYVQGDRTPDQQTVDRFGLTLSTQISDRVIINGQVGVPIGGVTESVIVGDLEIDFLLNEDGTLRAKVFNRENNIQFIGEEIGFTQGVGLSYSVDFDTFKELIRKIANTEIKSLNSETENEEASSRPQSPDYIRFPDEN encoded by the coding sequence TTGATCGTTTTCTCCATTCCCGCCGTTCAAACCGGTATTGCAAACCGCATTACTACCTCGATCAATGAAAATAAGAAAGTAAATATTTCTGTAGACCGGGTAAGCCTAACTTATTTTGGTAGGGTTAAAATTAACGGAGTTTACATTGAAGACCATCATAAAGATACCTTAATTTTTTCTAAAGAATTACGTACATCCCTGCTGGGAATTACCAATCTCCTTGGCAATAATCCGCATTTGGGTAAAACCTATTTAGATGGTTTAAAATTAAAAATGCGAAAATATAAAGGAGAAGACAGGGATAATCTTGCCTATTTTATTCAACAATTAAGCACCGAACCCACGGGAGATTCTACACAATTTGAACTTTTGGCAGACAGGGTGGAAATAAACAACGGCTATTATAGCTTTGTAAACGAAGAAAGTGAAAATCCTGAATTTGTAGTACTGGACGATCTAAATATCTATGCTACAGATTTAAAAATTAAGGGTCCCGAGATAAATGTGAATATTGAAAGCTTTAAGGGCTATGAAAAACGCGGATTAAGAATAGATAATTTGAGCACTAATTTTTTCTATAGCCCGCAGCGAATGATTTTTGATGATCTTACTATCCAAACGCCGCAGTCTTTAGTGAAAGCAAACCTGGAGTTCAATTACGAAACCGAGTATTTTTCTGATTTTGTAAATAAAGTAGAAGTAACGGGAACTTTTACTGAAAGTATTATTTCCAGTACCGATCTTCAGGCATTTTACGCCAATTTTGGAGATAACCAGATCATGCAATTAACTACCGATATAGAGGGAACCTTAAACAATTTTGTACTTCCCAATCTACAATTAACCGGGATGGATCGTAGTAGCATAGCGGGGAATATTAATGTTGAAGGGGCATTTTCCCGTGGAGGTGAAGATTTTAAACTTACAGGAAATTTTAACGATTTTACTACTAATTATTACGATCTGGTAAATTTACTGCCAGGTGATCTACAAGGGACACTACCTGAAAATCTTCGGGATTTCGGCAATTTAAGAATGCGTGGCGATGCCGTAGTTACCGGTTCAAATTTAGATGCAGATGTAGTTATAAACACGCAGTTAGGTTCGGCTGAAGCCGATTTGATTTTACGCGGATTTGATAACCCAAGAGAAGTAACCTATCAGGGAAAACTAATTTTTGAAGATGTAAATATTGGTAAACTCGCCAATAATAAAAGTTTGGGAAAAACCAGCTTTAACCTGGATATAGACGGTAGCGGTTTTGATGCCGAATCTTTAGATGCAGAATTAAAAGGACAGATTTCTAAATTACAATTTAATGGGTACACCTACCAGAGTATTAGGGTTATCGGGAATCTTAGAAACCCTGTTTTCAATGGTTTATTAATGGCAAGCGATCCTAACCTTAAAATGGAATTCAATGGTTTGGCTGACCTTTCTGAAGATATAAATAACTACGATTTTGAAGCTTCTGTTGGTTATGCCGATCTTAATGCACTTAATTTTGTTTCCCGCGATAGCCTTTCCATTTTTAAAGGAGACATCATTATGAATATGAAAGGCACCAATATTGACGATGCTTTTGGTGAAATTTTACTGCTGAATACTTCTTATCAAAATCAAAATGATCTTTACTTTTTTGATGATTTCAGTGTAACTTCCAGTTTTGAAGGAAGGGAAAGAACTTTAAGTATAAATTCACCCGATGTAATAAGTGGCGAAATTATTGGAGATTTTAATCTTTCAGAAATAAGACCTTTAATTGAGAATTCCCTGGGAAGTATTTATACCAATTACCAGCCCAGAACAATTACCAATAATCAATACCTTGAATTCGATTTTGATATTTATAATAAGATTATAGAAGTTTTTTATCCTGAAATTAATCTTGCACCAAATACATTTATTCGTGGGCATTTAGCTTCAGATGAATCTGAGTTTAAAGTGAATTTCCGTTCTCCGCGAATAGATATCTTCGGGAATATGATGGAAACCGTGAATCTAAACGTAGATAATACCAACCCTATTTACAATACTTATTTTGAAGCCGATAGCGTTTCTACAGATTTTTATAATTTTTCAGAATTCAGCTTTATTAACGTAACACAGCGCGATACGCTTTTTATAAGATCTGAATTTCAAGGTGGAAAAAACAATGAAGATTTCTTTAACCTTAACCTGTTTCATACCATTAATGAAGAAAATAAATCGGTTGTTGGGGTACAGCGGTCAGATCTTACCTTTAAAAATAATACCTGGTTTATAAATGAGGAAAGCAATAAAAGCAACAAAATAGTTTTTGACCTCGATTTTAAAGATTTTGCTATAGATTCTTTGGTTATGAATCATAAAAATGAGGAAATAAGACTTAGTGGAGTAATGCGAGATTCTACTTATAAAGATTTTAAAATGGAATTTGAAAATGTAGACATTGGTAAAATCACACCGCATGTAGACAGTCTTGACCTCGCTGGAACGCTTAATGGTAAATTTGATTTGCTTCAGGAAAACGGCGCGTATTACCCCAATACAAACCTTAGGGTAGATTCTTTGAATATTAACGATAATCTACTGGGGAATTTAGTCCTTGAAGTAGAAGGAAATGAAAACCTTACAAATTATAATATAAACGCCAATTTGCGTAAAAATGGGAATGAATCTTTAAATGCTATAGGCAGTATAAATGTGAGTGGGAGCGAACCCACCATAGAAATGGATGTAGATTTAGACGAGTTAAATCTCGCCGCTTTTAGTCCTTTGGGAGGTGAAGTGCTTAGTAATATTAGGGGAGGTGCCTCAGGTAATGCAAAGGTTTCCGGAAATTATAAAAACCCCGATTTCTCTGGAGAGATAAGTCTGGAAAATGCAGGTTTACGGGTTCCTTATCTGAATATTGATCTCGATTTTAAAGATGAAGCTGTGGTTAATTTAACCCAGCAGGAATTTGTATTTGATGATGTTGAAATTGAAGACACTAAATATAAAACCACAGGAACCCTTAATGGGAGCATAGGGCATAAAAATTTCAAAGAATGGGATCTAGACCTGAATATTGATACCGATAGGCTTTTAATTCTAGATACTGAAGGTGATGAAGACGCATTGTATTACGGAACAGCTTTTATAAGTGGAGATGCCAGCATAGAAGGCCCCACAGACCAATTGGTTATAGATGTTACCGCCACAACCGAACGGGGAACGGTTTTTAAAATTCCTTTAAGCGATACAGAATCGGTAGGAGATAACTCTTACATCCATTTTTTAAGTCCGGAGGAAAAAGCAGCCCGTGAAGCCGGTGAATCTATTGAGCTGCCCGAAGTCACTGGCCTGGAACTTATTTTCGACCTGGATATCACTAATGATGCTGAAGTGGAAGTAGTGGTAGATCAAACCAGTGGAAGTACATTAAAAGGTCGTGGTTCAGGAAACTTACTTTTGGAGATAAATACTAACGGAAAATTTAATATGTGGGGTGATTTCGTAGTATATGAAGGAGTTTATAATTTTAAATATGCGGGATTAGTTCAAAAGGTTTTTAATGTAGAATCTGGCGGAAGTATCAACTGGAATGGAGATCCTACTGATGCCCAACTAGACGTAAGCGCTATTTATGCTTTAAATGCCAATCCTGCAGTTTTACTGGAAAACCCTTCAATTAACCGAAAAATTCCCGTGGAAGTAGTTATTAATCTTCAGGGAGAAATAGAACAACCCGATATTACTTTTGATATTGCTTTTCCCAATGCCAGTTCTGTGGTAAGATCTGAGTTAGAATATAGAATGGACGACCGCTCCAGTAAAGAACTTCAGGCATTATTCCTGGTAACCCAGGGAGCATTTTATAGTGAATTTGGTTTAAGGCAAAATGCGATCACAGGAACGCTTGCCGAAAGGGCTTCGAGTATTGTGAACGATATTTTTGCCGGAGACGATGGTAAATTTCAGGTTGGGGTTAATTATGTTCAGGGAGATCGCACCCCCGATCAGCAAACTGTGGACCGCTTTGGATTAACCCTCTCAACGCAAATAAGTGACCGGGTAATTATAAACGGCCAGGTTGGAGTTCCCATTGGTGGAGTAACCGAATCTGTTATTGTAGGCGATTTAGAAATCGACTTCTTATTAAATGAAGACGGAACTTTAAGAGCCAAGGTTTTTAACCGGGAAAATAATATTCAGTTTATAGGTGAAGAAATCGGTTTTACGCAAGGGGTTGGTTTATCTTATTCTGTAGATTTTGACACCTTTAAAGAATTGATAAGAAAAATTGCAAATACAGAGATCAAGTCTTTAAATAGCGAAACAGAAAATGAGGAGGCTTCATCCCGTCCCCAGTCTCCCGATTATATTCGTTTTCCCGATGAAAACTAA
- the pfkA gene encoding 6-phosphofructokinase: MTKRIKRIGVMTSGGDSPGMNAAIRAVARACAYYRVECFGFMRGFQGMIEGDYIELNARSVRNIINLGGTVLKSARSKEFLTEEGREKAAAHLKKANIDAMILIGGDGTFRGGKILSEEHNIPVIGVPGTIDNDIFGTHYTIGYDTALNTVIDAVDKIRDTASSHNRLFFVEVMGRDAGFIALNSGIGAGAEEILIPEEDLGLDRLLNSLERSRRSGKTSSIVIVSEGDKIGKNVFELAAYVKDNLPYYDAKVTVLGHIQRGGSPTCFDRVLASRLCVKAVELALDGQQDIMVGMMNNEIKAIELVNALKSKPTINKELLRISDILSV, translated from the coding sequence ATGACAAAAAGAATTAAACGAATTGGAGTAATGACCTCTGGCGGAGATTCCCCCGGAATGAACGCTGCAATTAGAGCTGTTGCAAGGGCCTGTGCTTATTACCGTGTAGAATGTTTTGGATTTATGAGAGGTTTCCAGGGGATGATAGAAGGTGATTATATAGAACTTAATGCTCGTAGCGTTAGAAATATCATCAATTTGGGAGGAACCGTCCTGAAATCTGCCAGGTCAAAAGAATTTCTTACTGAAGAAGGTCGGGAAAAAGCTGCTGCACACCTTAAAAAGGCAAATATAGATGCAATGATTCTTATTGGTGGTGACGGAACCTTTAGAGGCGGAAAAATATTAAGCGAAGAACATAATATTCCTGTAATTGGCGTCCCCGGAACTATAGATAACGACATTTTTGGAACTCATTATACCATAGGTTACGATACCGCTTTAAATACGGTTATTGATGCTGTAGATAAAATTCGCGATACTGCCAGCTCTCATAATAGATTGTTCTTTGTGGAAGTAATGGGTAGAGACGCCGGGTTTATTGCTCTAAACAGCGGAATTGGTGCAGGAGCAGAAGAGATTCTAATCCCCGAAGAAGACCTTGGTTTAGATCGTTTGTTAAATTCATTGGAGCGCAGTCGCCGATCAGGTAAAACTTCAAGTATTGTTATTGTTTCTGAAGGTGATAAAATTGGTAAAAACGTATTTGAGCTGGCAGCTTACGTAAAAGACAATTTACCTTATTACGATGCAAAAGTTACCGTTTTAGGGCATATTCAGCGGGGCGGAAGCCCAACTTGTTTTGATCGTGTTTTGGCCAGTAGATTATGTGTAAAAGCAGTAGAACTTGCCCTGGACGGTCAGCAGGATATTATGGTTGGAATGATGAATAATGAAATTAAAGCTATAGAACTCGTAAATGCATTAAAATCAAAACCTACAATTAATAAAGAATTGCTTCGCATTTCTGATATTTTATCTGTCTAA
- a CDS encoding methylglyoxal synthase: MKTVAIIAHNGKKAEMVQFLNTHKEALQAKNITLIATGTTGAKTESAGFEVEKLLSGPLGGDAQIASRIAEGKVDMVIFFRDPLDKHPHEPDIFMLMRLCDVHDIPLATNPASARLLMQAF; encoded by the coding sequence ATGAAAACAGTTGCAATCATTGCCCACAACGGGAAAAAGGCTGAGATGGTTCAGTTTTTAAATACCCATAAGGAAGCCCTTCAGGCTAAAAATATTACCTTAATTGCCACGGGTACCACCGGGGCAAAAACAGAATCTGCTGGTTTTGAGGTTGAAAAATTACTTTCGGGACCCTTAGGCGGGGATGCACAAATTGCTTCCCGTATTGCTGAAGGTAAAGTAGATATGGTAATTTTCTTTAGAGACCCTCTTGACAAACACCCGCATGAACCCGATATTTTTATGCTAATGCGTTTATGCGATGTACACGATATTCCCCTGGCTACAAATCCTGCCAGTGCCCGTTTATTAATGCAGGCTTTCTAA
- a CDS encoding RidA family protein, with the protein MKKIIKTSKAPAPIGPYNQAVLTGNMLYISGQIALNPETNELETGELQEETTRVMQNLKAILAEAGMNFENVIKTSIFISDMNNFAKINEVYASYFNAETAPARETVEVANLPKFVNVEISAIAVKD; encoded by the coding sequence ATGAAAAAAATAATTAAGACCAGCAAAGCTCCGGCTCCAATTGGGCCCTATAACCAGGCAGTTTTAACCGGAAATATGCTATATATTTCAGGACAAATTGCGCTTAATCCAGAAACCAACGAATTGGAAACCGGTGAACTTCAGGAAGAAACCACCAGGGTAATGCAAAACCTAAAAGCGATTCTTGCTGAAGCAGGAATGAATTTTGAAAATGTTATAAAAACTTCAATTTTTATAAGCGATATGAATAATTTCGCTAAAATAAACGAAGTTTATGCTTCATATTTTAATGCTGAAACTGCCCCTGCAAGGGAAACGGTAGAAGTTGCGAATCTTCCTAAATTTGTAAATGTTGAGATTAGCGCAATTGCGGTAAAAGATTAA